One genomic window of Streptomonospora nanhaiensis includes the following:
- a CDS encoding glycerophosphodiester phosphodiesterase, with protein sequence MIVVAHRGASAYAPENTLAALRAARERGADMAEIDVRPTADGAFVVMHDSTLRRTTDVADVFPERRTFNVADFTLAEIRRLDAGAWFGPGFAGERVPTLHESLEVLREEGLGALVELKVHRRDRDRAMARRLAEELSTDPHWREAGAEGRLILQSFDWVMLREIAAAAPALHTAALGKTYGRLGLRRIAQYARLINPHHLRVSAPYVRHAHAQGLAMFGWTANNDQAIRRLIRDGVDGIITDYPDRVHRTLLAA encoded by the coding sequence GTGATCGTCGTCGCCCACCGCGGCGCCTCGGCGTACGCGCCCGAGAACACCCTGGCGGCCCTGCGCGCCGCCCGCGAGCGCGGCGCCGACATGGCCGAGATCGACGTCCGCCCGACGGCCGACGGCGCGTTCGTCGTCATGCACGACTCCACCCTGCGCCGCACCACCGACGTCGCCGACGTCTTCCCCGAGCGCCGCACCTTCAACGTCGCCGACTTCACCCTCGCCGAGATCCGCCGCCTCGACGCCGGCGCCTGGTTCGGCCCCGGCTTCGCCGGTGAGCGCGTCCCCACCCTGCACGAGAGCCTGGAGGTCCTGCGCGAGGAGGGCCTGGGCGCGCTGGTGGAGCTGAAGGTGCACCGCCGCGACCGCGACCGGGCCATGGCCCGCCGCCTGGCCGAGGAGCTGAGCACCGACCCGCACTGGCGCGAGGCCGGGGCCGAGGGGCGGCTCATCCTGCAGAGCTTCGACTGGGTCATGCTGCGCGAGATCGCCGCCGCCGCCCCCGCGCTGCACACCGCCGCGCTGGGCAAGACCTACGGGCGGCTCGGCCTGCGCCGGATCGCCCAGTACGCGCGCTTGATCAACCCGCACCACCTGCGGGTGTCAGCGCCCTATGTGCGCCACGCCCACGCCCAGGGGCTGGCGATGTTCGGCTGGACCGCCAACAACGACCAGGCCATCCGCCGCCTCATCCGCGACGGGGTGGACGGGATCATCACCGACTACCCCGACCGCGTCCACCGTACGCTGCTCGCCGCCTGA
- a CDS encoding amidohydrolase family protein, whose amino-acid sequence MFDAHLHIIDPRFALPGNDGYRPDPFTVDDYRAHAEALGVTGGAVVAGSFNGTEQDYLIAALRELGPAFVGVAQLPPETSDSHLRDLHAAGVRALRINLVRGPAGDLDALVQLGMRAAELLNWPTELYVDARDLRRLAPRIAPLPRVSVDHLGLSQEGLPALLALVGTGARVKATGFGRGDLDVPEALRAIAEVNPGALMAGTDLPSTRAPRPFDPADLRLIADTLGAAADRVFTANALDFYGIAETGER is encoded by the coding sequence TTGTTCGACGCCCACCTCCACATCATCGACCCGCGCTTCGCGCTGCCCGGCAACGACGGGTACCGACCCGACCCGTTCACCGTCGACGACTACCGCGCCCACGCCGAGGCGCTGGGGGTCACCGGCGGCGCCGTGGTCGCCGGGTCGTTCAACGGCACCGAGCAGGACTACCTGATCGCCGCGCTGCGCGAGCTGGGGCCCGCCTTCGTGGGCGTCGCCCAGCTGCCGCCCGAGACCTCCGACTCCCACCTGCGCGACCTGCACGCCGCCGGGGTCCGCGCGCTGCGCATCAACCTGGTCCGCGGCCCGGCCGGCGACCTGGACGCCCTGGTCCAGCTCGGCATGCGCGCCGCCGAACTGCTCAACTGGCCCACCGAGCTCTACGTCGACGCCCGCGACCTGCGCCGCCTGGCCCCCCGCATCGCGCCGCTGCCCCGCGTGAGCGTGGACCACCTCGGCCTCAGCCAGGAGGGCCTGCCCGCCCTGCTGGCGCTGGTGGGCACCGGCGCCCGCGTCAAGGCGACCGGTTTCGGCCGCGGCGACCTCGACGTGCCCGAGGCCCTGCGCGCCATCGCCGAGGTCAACCCCGGCGCCCTGATGGCCGGCACCGACCTGCCCTCCACCCGGGCGCCCCGGCCCTTCGACCCCGCCGACCTGCGGCTCATCGCCGACACCCTCGGCGCCGCCGCCGATCGGGTGTTCACCGCCAACGCGCTCGACTTCTACGGGATCGCCGAGACCGGCGAGCGGTAG
- the fabG gene encoding 3-oxoacyl-ACP reductase FabG, producing MSETRRVAIVTGAARGIGAATARRLAADGRAVAVVDLKESDAQATVDRITADGGTALAVGADVSDPGQVAAAVALVAERLGPPTILVNNAGVIRDNLLFKMSEDDWDTVMQVHLRGSFLMTRAVQEHMTAQGWGRVVSLSSTSALGNRGQANYATAKAGLQGFTKTIAIELGKFGVTANAVAPGFIETDMTRATAERVGMDFEEFKAAAAAQIPVRRTGRPEDIAATVSFLTSEEAGFVSGQVIYVAGGPRD from the coding sequence ATGTCAGAAACCCGTCGCGTCGCGATCGTCACCGGGGCCGCCCGCGGCATCGGCGCGGCCACGGCGCGCAGGCTGGCCGCCGACGGCCGCGCCGTGGCCGTCGTCGACCTGAAGGAGAGCGACGCCCAGGCCACCGTCGACCGGATCACCGCCGACGGCGGCACGGCCCTGGCGGTGGGCGCCGACGTCAGCGACCCCGGGCAGGTGGCGGCGGCCGTGGCGCTGGTCGCCGAGCGCCTGGGCCCGCCGACCATCCTCGTCAACAACGCCGGGGTCATCCGCGACAACCTGCTGTTCAAGATGTCGGAGGACGACTGGGACACCGTCATGCAGGTGCACCTGCGCGGCTCGTTCCTGATGACCCGCGCCGTCCAGGAGCACATGACCGCCCAGGGCTGGGGCCGCGTCGTCTCCCTGTCGAGCACCTCGGCGCTGGGCAACCGCGGGCAGGCCAACTACGCCACCGCCAAGGCCGGCCTCCAGGGCTTCACCAAGACCATCGCCATCGAACTGGGCAAGTTCGGCGTGACCGCCAACGCCGTGGCGCCCGGGTTCATCGAGACCGACATGACCCGCGCCACGGCCGAGCGCGTGGGCATGGACTTCGAGGAGTTCAAGGCCGCCGCCGCGGCCCAGATCCCCGTCCGGCGCACCGGCCGGCCCGAGGACATCGCCGCCACCGTCTCCTTCCTCACCAGCGAGGAGGCCGGGTTCGTCTCCGGCCAGGTCATCTACGTCGCCGGCGGCCCGCGCGACTGA
- a CDS encoding acyl-CoA dehydrogenase family protein produces the protein MTTAPAGASLDAPALRRRVAALVETHDPATTDQREFLAARFDAGLAWVHFPEGEGGLGAPRSLQAVVDQEFERLGFVPTGREGLVIGLGMAAPTILAFGTPEQRARYLKPLYTGEEVWCQLFSEPGAGSDLAALGTRAVRDGDTWVVNGQKVWTSLAHRAHFAILVTRTDPDVPKHKGMTYFICDMSADGVEVRPLRQLTGEAEFNEVYLTDVRIPDSQRLGAEGEGWRVAQTTLMNERVAIGGHPEPREGGLIAVAAHIWRTRPELRTPGLHDALLRLWVEAEAARLTKERLRQQLAVGQPGPEGSAAKFAFSRLNQEISGLELELLGEEGMLYDDWTFRRPEGVSLAARSPGFHYLRSKGNSIEGGTSEILRNIIAERVLGLPGEIRVDKDVAWKDLPK, from the coding sequence ATGACAACGGCCCCCGCGGGCGCGTCGCTCGACGCGCCCGCACTGCGGCGGCGGGTCGCCGCCCTCGTCGAGACACACGACCCCGCGACCACCGACCAGCGCGAGTTCCTGGCCGCCCGCTTCGACGCCGGGCTGGCCTGGGTGCACTTCCCCGAGGGCGAGGGCGGCCTGGGCGCGCCCCGCTCCCTGCAGGCCGTCGTCGACCAGGAGTTCGAGCGCCTCGGGTTCGTCCCCACCGGCCGCGAGGGGCTCGTCATCGGCCTGGGCATGGCGGCGCCGACCATCCTGGCCTTCGGCACGCCCGAGCAGCGCGCCCGCTACCTCAAGCCGCTCTACACCGGCGAGGAGGTCTGGTGCCAGCTCTTCAGCGAGCCCGGCGCCGGCTCCGACCTCGCGGCCCTGGGCACCCGGGCGGTGCGCGACGGTGACACCTGGGTCGTCAACGGGCAGAAGGTGTGGACCTCCCTGGCGCACCGGGCGCACTTCGCGATCCTGGTCACCCGCACCGACCCCGACGTGCCCAAGCACAAGGGCATGACCTACTTCATCTGCGACATGTCCGCCGATGGGGTGGAGGTCCGGCCGCTGCGCCAGCTCACCGGCGAGGCGGAGTTCAACGAGGTTTACCTGACCGACGTCCGCATCCCCGACTCCCAGCGGCTCGGCGCCGAGGGCGAGGGCTGGCGGGTGGCCCAGACCACGCTGATGAACGAGCGGGTCGCCATCGGCGGCCACCCCGAGCCGCGCGAGGGCGGGCTCATCGCCGTCGCCGCGCACATCTGGCGCACGCGGCCCGAGCTGCGCACCCCCGGCCTGCACGACGCCCTGCTGCGGCTGTGGGTGGAGGCCGAGGCGGCGCGGCTGACCAAGGAGCGGCTGCGCCAGCAGCTGGCGGTGGGCCAGCCGGGGCCGGAGGGATCGGCGGCCAAGTTCGCCTTCTCGCGGCTCAACCAGGAGATCTCCGGGCTGGAGCTGGAGCTGCTGGGCGAGGAGGGCATGCTCTACGACGACTGGACCTTCCGCCGCCCCGAGGGGGTGTCGCTGGCCGCGCGCTCGCCGGGGTTCCACTACCTGCGCAGCAAGGGCAACTCCATCGAGGGCGGGACCTCCGAGATCCTGCGCAACATCATCGCCGAGCGGGTCCTGGGCCTGCCCGGGGAGATCCGGGTGGACAAGGACGTCGCGTGGAAGGACCTGCCCAAGTGA
- a CDS encoding acyl-CoA dehydrogenase family protein → MSEKRLDLLYTEVEQELRASVRSLLEDKSPPEAVLARVEGDQVTDTALWKELAGIGVAGLPVAEELGGAGAGLRESAVVAEELGRCVAPVPFLGSAVLATTALLEAGAEAEGDIAALASGEAVAALAVPLATPPGAAFPEAVRAEDGALSGTVTGVVDAVTADVLVVPAVGPDGPGLYVVEAAAARVSPVVSLDLTRPLAEVAFTASAARRVASGEAAGRALRRALTAGAALLSAEQLGVAEWALETTVAYAKTRHQFGRPIGSFQAVKHRLADLWVAVSQARAVVRGAASAAAAARQDPGDAEAAREAELNAALAQAFVSGVAVKAAEEAVQLHGGIGFTWEHPAHLYLKRAKSDAIALGTADRHRLALARLVDLPAAEVG, encoded by the coding sequence GTGAGCGAGAAGCGTCTGGACCTGCTCTACACCGAGGTCGAACAGGAGCTGCGGGCCAGCGTGCGCTCGCTGCTGGAGGACAAGAGCCCGCCCGAGGCGGTGCTGGCGCGCGTGGAGGGCGACCAGGTCACCGACACCGCGCTGTGGAAGGAGCTGGCCGGCATCGGCGTGGCGGGGCTGCCGGTGGCCGAGGAGCTGGGCGGCGCGGGCGCCGGCCTGCGGGAGTCGGCCGTGGTCGCCGAGGAGCTGGGCCGGTGCGTGGCGCCCGTGCCGTTCCTGGGCAGCGCCGTGCTGGCCACCACCGCGCTGCTGGAGGCCGGCGCCGAGGCCGAGGGCGACATCGCCGCGCTGGCCTCGGGCGAGGCCGTGGCGGCGCTGGCGGTGCCGCTGGCCACTCCCCCGGGCGCGGCCTTCCCCGAGGCGGTGCGCGCCGAGGACGGCGCGCTGAGCGGCACGGTCACCGGCGTGGTCGACGCCGTGACCGCCGACGTGCTGGTGGTCCCGGCGGTCGGCCCCGACGGTCCGGGGCTCTACGTGGTGGAGGCCGCGGCCGCGCGGGTGTCGCCCGTGGTGAGCCTGGACCTCACCCGGCCGCTGGCCGAGGTCGCGTTCACCGCGTCGGCGGCGCGGCGGGTGGCCTCCGGCGAGGCCGCCGGCCGGGCGCTGCGGCGCGCGCTGACGGCCGGGGCGGCCCTGCTGTCGGCCGAGCAGCTGGGTGTGGCCGAGTGGGCGCTGGAGACCACGGTGGCCTACGCCAAGACCCGCCACCAGTTCGGCCGGCCCATCGGGTCCTTCCAGGCGGTCAAGCACCGGCTGGCCGACCTGTGGGTGGCCGTGTCCCAGGCGCGGGCGGTGGTGCGCGGCGCGGCCAGCGCGGCGGCTGCCGCGCGGCAGGACCCCGGCGACGCCGAGGCCGCCCGCGAGGCGGAGCTGAACGCGGCGCTGGCCCAGGCGTTCGTGTCGGGGGTGGCGGTCAAGGCCGCCGAGGAGGCGGTGCAGCTGCACGGCGGTATCGGGTTCACCTGGGAGCATCCGGCGCACCTGTACCTCAAGCGGGCCAAGAGCGACGCCATCGCGCTGGGCACCGCCGACCGGCACCGCCTGGCCCTGGCGCGGCTGGTGGACCTGCCGGCGGCCGAGGTCGGCTGA
- a CDS encoding threonine aldolase family protein — MIDLRSDTVTRPTPGMRRAMAEAEVGDDVFGEDPTVRRLEEETAALLGKEAALYVPSGHMSNQLAVYASTESGDEVWAHRDAHVVANEQGALAVLARVQPRVYDSPDAYPDDALLEAWIRGADDIHRARPRLVCLENTFTGRVVPRERQLRVARFTREHGMRLHLDGARLWNAAVAQGLAPEAVAEGADTVSVCFSKGLGAPVGSALAGDAETVAAARRARKLLGGGMRQAGIIAAGALYALRHHVDRLAEDHARAERLAAGAAEVPGLRAEARTNMVVLTAPRGRAHRLAGLLADEGVGSVVLGADRLRLVVHLDITDADIDDAVAGIAKAAAAL, encoded by the coding sequence ATGATCGATCTGCGTTCGGACACCGTCACCCGCCCCACCCCCGGCATGCGCCGGGCCATGGCCGAGGCCGAGGTCGGCGACGACGTGTTCGGTGAGGACCCCACCGTCCGGCGGCTGGAGGAGGAGACCGCCGCGCTGCTGGGCAAGGAGGCCGCCCTGTACGTGCCCTCCGGGCACATGTCCAACCAGCTGGCCGTCTACGCCTCCACCGAGAGCGGCGACGAGGTCTGGGCCCACCGCGACGCCCACGTGGTGGCCAACGAGCAGGGCGCGCTGGCCGTCCTGGCGCGGGTGCAGCCGCGCGTGTACGACTCCCCCGACGCCTACCCCGACGACGCGCTGCTGGAGGCGTGGATCCGCGGCGCCGACGACATCCACCGCGCCCGCCCCCGCCTGGTCTGCCTGGAGAACACCTTCACCGGCCGCGTCGTGCCGCGCGAGCGGCAGTTGCGCGTTGCCCGCTTCACCCGCGAGCACGGGATGCGCCTGCACCTGGACGGCGCCCGGCTGTGGAACGCCGCCGTCGCCCAGGGGCTGGCGCCCGAGGCGGTCGCCGAGGGCGCCGACACGGTGTCGGTGTGCTTCTCCAAGGGCCTGGGCGCCCCCGTGGGCTCGGCCCTGGCCGGCGACGCCGAAACCGTCGCCGCCGCGCGGCGCGCCCGCAAGCTGCTGGGCGGCGGCATGCGCCAGGCCGGGATCATCGCCGCCGGAGCGCTCTACGCCCTGCGCCACCACGTCGACCGGCTCGCCGAGGACCACGCCCGCGCCGAGCGGCTGGCCGCGGGCGCCGCCGAGGTCCCCGGCCTGCGCGCCGAGGCCCGCACCAACATGGTGGTGCTCACCGCGCCGCGCGGCCGGGCGCACCGGCTCGCCGGCCTGCTCGCCGACGAGGGGGTCGGCTCGGTCGTGCTCGGCGCCGACCGGCTGCGGCTGGTGGTGCACCTGGACATCACCGACGCCGACATCGACGACGCCGTCGCCGGGATCGCCAAGGCCGCCGCCGCGCTCTGA
- a CDS encoding energy-coupling factor transporter transmembrane component T, producing MTAAPAAAGLYAPGDSWLHRAPAGAKLAALVAAVSAVVAAANLPAALAAAGAGAALYPLCGLGVRPIWRTLRALAPFLVLIALFQLLAGDAWAAARLCAQLAGAVLLSGLVTATTRVSAMLALFERLARPLTVFGADPRRVGLVLALTIRCIPMVAESWRASREAYIARGLRGRPHVLVVPVVVGLLRSAEAMGEALTARGID from the coding sequence GTGACCGCCGCGCCGGCGGCGGCCGGGCTGTACGCGCCCGGCGACTCCTGGCTGCACCGCGCCCCGGCCGGCGCCAAGCTGGCGGCGCTGGTGGCGGCGGTGAGCGCGGTCGTGGCCGCCGCGAACCTCCCCGCCGCCCTCGCCGCGGCCGGGGCCGGGGCCGCGCTGTACCCGCTGTGCGGCCTGGGGGTGCGTCCGATCTGGCGCACCCTGCGGGCGCTGGCGCCCTTCCTCGTCCTCATCGCGCTGTTCCAGCTCCTGGCCGGCGACGCCTGGGCCGCCGCGCGGCTGTGCGCCCAGCTCGCCGGCGCCGTGCTGCTGTCGGGGCTGGTCACCGCGACCACGCGGGTCAGCGCGATGCTCGCCCTCTTCGAGCGGCTGGCCCGGCCCCTGACGGTGTTCGGCGCCGACCCCCGGCGGGTGGGCCTGGTGCTGGCGCTGACCATCCGGTGCATCCCCATGGTGGCGGAGTCCTGGCGCGCCTCGCGCGAGGCGTACATCGCCCGGGGCCTGCGCGGCCGCCCGCACGTGCTCGTGGTGCCGGTGGTGGTGGGGCTGCTGCGCTCGGCCGAGGCCATGGGCGAGGCGCTGACCGCGCGCGGCATCGACTGA
- a CDS encoding energy-coupling factor ABC transporter ATP-binding protein, translating into MTLRLEGVGHAYAGRPVLRDITLELAEHRIGIIGANGSGKSTLARTLNGLVVPDSGRVLLDGLDTRRHAREIRRRVGFVFSDPAAQIVMPTVAEDVAIGLRRSGLSGAEIDARVAAVLERHGLAGHRDHPAHLLSGGQRQMLALASVLVTEPEVLVCDEPTTLLDLRNTAVIEDTLRALPQQVVLLTHHLDSLADFDRVLVMDEGRVVFDGAPADAAAHYTALMRAGAAAAAPEEGRPEARP; encoded by the coding sequence ATGACCCTGCGGCTGGAGGGCGTGGGCCACGCCTACGCGGGCCGGCCGGTGCTGCGCGACATCACGCTGGAGCTGGCCGAGCACCGCATCGGGATCATCGGCGCCAACGGGTCGGGCAAGTCCACCCTGGCCCGCACCCTCAACGGACTCGTGGTGCCCGACTCCGGCCGGGTGCTCCTCGACGGGCTGGACACCCGCCGGCACGCGCGCGAGATCCGGCGGCGCGTCGGGTTCGTCTTCTCCGACCCCGCCGCGCAGATCGTCATGCCCACGGTCGCCGAGGACGTCGCCATCGGCCTGCGCCGCAGCGGGCTCAGCGGCGCCGAGATCGACGCGCGGGTCGCGGCGGTCCTGGAGCGGCACGGCCTGGCCGGGCACCGCGACCACCCCGCCCACCTGCTCTCCGGCGGCCAGCGGCAGATGCTCGCCCTGGCCTCGGTGCTGGTCACCGAGCCCGAGGTGCTGGTGTGCGACGAACCCACCACCCTGCTGGACCTGCGCAACACCGCGGTCATCGAGGACACCCTGCGCGCGCTGCCCCAGCAGGTCGTGCTGCTCACCCACCACCTGGACAGCCTGGCCGACTTCGACCGGGTTCTGGTCATGGACGAGGGGCGGGTCGTCTTCGACGGCGCGCCCGCCGACGCCGCGGCGCACTACACCGCCCTCATGCGCGCCGGCGCGGCCGCCGCCGCGCCGGAGGAGGGCCGCCCGGAGGCGCGGCCGTGA
- a CDS encoding biotin transporter BioY, giving the protein MPDIPQRRVRYRGLTARDIALIGIFAALLAVLSMPFAIPVGPVPITLQTLGVMLAPSLLGAKRGTLAVLTFLALTLAGLPLLPGGRGGVAPFLGPTGGYLLGWVVGALVIGLLVQLMLPRYRFWAGVGANIAGGIGVVYLVGVPWSAVALGDEMLAALLGVGVFLPGDLAKAVAAAAVAAAVHRAYPVPPAGRPVAVGAEDDAG; this is encoded by the coding sequence ATGCCCGACATCCCCCAGCGGCGGGTCCGCTACCGGGGCCTGACGGCCCGCGACATCGCGCTCATCGGGATCTTCGCCGCCCTGCTGGCCGTGCTCAGCATGCCCTTCGCCATCCCGGTCGGCCCGGTGCCCATCACCCTGCAGACCCTCGGCGTGATGCTGGCGCCCAGCCTGCTCGGCGCCAAGCGCGGCACCCTGGCGGTGCTCACCTTCCTGGCGCTCACCCTCGCCGGGCTGCCGCTGCTGCCCGGCGGGCGCGGCGGCGTGGCGCCCTTCCTCGGCCCCACCGGCGGCTACCTGCTCGGCTGGGTCGTCGGCGCCCTGGTCATCGGGCTGCTCGTGCAGCTGATGCTGCCGCGCTACCGCTTCTGGGCCGGCGTGGGCGCCAACATCGCCGGCGGCATCGGCGTCGTCTACCTCGTCGGGGTGCCCTGGAGCGCCGTCGCCCTGGGCGACGAGATGCTCGCCGCCCTGCTCGGCGTGGGCGTCTTCCTGCCCGGCGACCTCGCCAAGGCCGTGGCCGCCGCCGCCGTCGCCGCGGCCGTGCACCGCGCCTACCCCGTGCCCCCCGCCGGCCGCCCGGTGGCGGTGGGCGCCGAGGACGACGCCGGATGA
- a CDS encoding lactonase family protein yields MSDPRLLWIGTYTAATDPRAAGVGVYRAWLDPATGALSGGEPAAAASSPSFLAVHPHHPERFYAVNERAEGTVSGFGSEAAVLRSLGSAGTCGGLPCHVLVHPAGRHIVACDYADGRVSVHRLLPCGAPEEPLAVLRGSGSGPVRGRQDGPHAHSSALAPGGEYLLVADLGADVLRRYRFDADAADPVSDPGTAIHLEPGTGPRHMAVHPSGHIYVVGELDARVHVLVWDPASATARETAVLPAGADPAGLPSEIALSADASRLYVANRGPDTVTAFEVTDGGAGLRRLAEVPCGGTWPRHFALAGEWLIVANQQSAELTVLRLDGSGVPQPTPHRLSVPDPACVLPA; encoded by the coding sequence ATGAGCGACCCGCGCCTGCTGTGGATCGGCACCTACACCGCCGCCACCGACCCCCGCGCGGCCGGGGTCGGGGTGTACCGCGCGTGGCTCGACCCCGCCACCGGCGCGCTGAGCGGCGGCGAGCCCGCCGCCGCCGCGTCCAGCCCGTCCTTCCTGGCCGTCCACCCGCACCACCCCGAGCGGTTCTACGCGGTCAACGAGCGCGCCGAGGGCACGGTCTCCGGGTTCGGCTCCGAGGCCGCGGTCCTGCGCTCGCTGGGGTCGGCCGGCACCTGCGGCGGCCTGCCCTGCCACGTCCTCGTCCACCCCGCCGGCCGCCACATCGTGGCCTGCGACTACGCCGACGGCCGCGTCAGCGTGCACCGCCTGCTGCCCTGCGGCGCGCCCGAGGAGCCGCTGGCCGTGCTGCGCGGCAGCGGCAGCGGCCCCGTCCGGGGCCGCCAGGACGGTCCGCACGCCCACTCCTCGGCCCTGGCCCCCGGCGGCGAGTACCTGCTCGTGGCCGACCTGGGCGCCGACGTCCTGCGCCGCTACCGCTTCGACGCCGACGCGGCCGACCCCGTCTCCGACCCGGGCACCGCGATCCACCTCGAACCGGGCACCGGCCCCCGCCACATGGCGGTGCACCCCAGCGGCCACATCTACGTCGTGGGCGAGCTGGACGCCCGGGTGCACGTGCTGGTCTGGGACCCCGCCTCGGCCACCGCCCGCGAGACCGCCGTGCTGCCCGCGGGCGCCGACCCCGCCGGCCTGCCGTCCGAGATCGCCCTCAGCGCCGACGCGTCGCGCCTGTACGTGGCCAACCGCGGCCCCGACACCGTCACCGCCTTCGAGGTCACCGACGGCGGCGCCGGGCTGCGGCGTCTCGCCGAGGTCCCCTGCGGCGGCACCTGGCCCCGGCACTTCGCCCTGGCGGGGGAGTGGCTGATCGTGGCCAACCAGCAGTCGGCCGAACTGACGGTGCTGCGCCTGGACGGCTCCGGCGTGCCCCAGCCCACGCCGCACCGGCTGAGCGTGCCCGACCCCGCCTGCGTGCTGCCCGCCTGA